Proteins encoded within one genomic window of Gadus macrocephalus chromosome 16, ASM3116895v1:
- the arhgef12a gene encoding rho guanine nucleotide exchange factor 12 isoform X1, translating into MSDTQSSFTDRFPKKAIRTSSILSKDHPPDKKPKSDKSPLPSNEFDPTEAVVEQRSGSVLAEGKAESCGLVQRCVIIQKDENGFGLTVSGDNPVFVQLVKEDGAAMRAGVQTGDRIIKVNGTLVTHSNHVEVVKLIKSGSYVALTVLGRPPGLAQIPLSEAESEMLGLSVSSPNSPATERPYSPLDRLSSNMTPSPWDDTSGLYTQKALQRMISKEQQELQAMKEEYSRNPSPKLLKDIQEAKKHIPHLQGQYLKANGAAQEALPGGDVEDGGTFNPELSSSSRGDYSTDASWSSSPVQLLRGFGLGTPESLHQRVESCPSPKGTPRDSFHSCHSPDVEDTADLDPASPSTVSSPSSSRLVAQIIGAEDDYFDSDQEQTNGQCNSFQSIELIKSRPAHLAAFLHHVISQFDPAPLLCYLYADLYKQTNSKETRRVFMDLHNFFIDRGAHLKVPVPETMATDLDRRRTELIPEELNRQHVHTLQESLLPDIQRNLDDFRHKRSMGLTLAEAELTRLDQERTRDRVALDRERSYAESIVTKIEDVLLTTQNTEEEKCTTMQYVILTYMKHLGVRCKEPRSLESKRVRINFLPKIKKSIKTEKDGEEKVKKPRFPSILGPQRRPSRVEAGSVGKALEARARPQKQLSQPTLGANEYLERGGLRSSQSSEGSELMHSSPHTTSPPNSASYSPDTSRDVDFGGTPTSGGGSRLSDGLQTDPLDGLPYPASHFDLYALDQLQEEERENDRVTDGTPKVIRRLEGLSSTDVQSEDDQGTDSELDLLNWQQLVGKEVLAGLRPHDIKRQEVINELFCTERAHVRMLRVLDLVFYQKLSKEALLPATDIRSIFTNLEEVLQLHVSILEQMAAIRKKNESSVIDQIGDDLLSWFSGGEEVKIKQAVGTFCSNQPFSLEFIKTRQKKDSRFNAFIQEAESNRLCRRLQLKDIIPVEMQRLTKYPLLLDNIIKYTDNAAEKDKLKQASDCCRKILSHVNQAVKESEDKQRLEDYQRRLDLSSLKQTDNPMILELKNLDLTKRTLVHEGPLSWKVNKDKTIELYTLLLEDILVLLQKQDERLILKCHSKNLAGSADTKHIFSPIIKLNTVLVRSVATDNKSFFVLSMSDNGAQIYELMAPTVSDQQTWQRLITQRADAMKVKPHSVIPLPQTDTSTSGERDGVEMITAGVSRPSKDSDRTSTGSTQSSELKESGAEPGPVALGSTPGTNPFEGAKPCKGGAQKEEEEEEGEEGFVDPEHSYRAAEEGREGDSFSLYPSRADEALKTLASLKQALVTQLMSQEASERVQRCSGARLLRTTSLRTPVDGRARVLVHNGSEKGPVQTDDPAQDLGSGDTGFFDSPEDYAGSLVLEGYGGPGESSTDDEVAGGAGKQLSASRSCPADSGINLRFSTTSQAGSLSTFSRQVLSHLRSLQANLSYLKEVEAKYNNLIRQRSEKPASDMEGNKDKR; encoded by the exons ATGAGTGACACACAGTCCAGTTTCACTGACAG GTTTCCTAAGAAAGCGATCAG AACGAGCAGCATTCTCAGTAAAGATCACCCACCAGACAAGAAGCCCAAAAGTGATAAATCCCCACTTCCCTCGAATGAGTTTGACCCTACAG AGGCTGTGGTGGAGCAGAGGAGTGGCAGTGTGCTGGCGGAGGGGAAGGCTGAGTCCTGTG GTCTGGTTCAACGATGTGTAATCATCCAGAAAGATGAAAATGGCTTTGGGCTCACTGTCAGCGGTGACAACCCGGTGTTTGTGCAGCTCGTCAaagaag ATGGGGCTGCCATGCGGGCAGGTGTTCAGACGGGAGACCGCATCATCAAG GTGAACGGGACCCTGGTGACGCATTCGAATCACGTTGAAGTGGTGAAGCTCATCAAAT CGGGCTCCTATGTGGCCCTCACGGTGCTGGGGCGGCCCCCGGGGCTCGCCCAGATCCCCCTCTCAGAGGCGGAGTCGGAGATGCTGGGCCTGAGCGTCTCCTCCCCCAACTCTCCCGCCACCGAGCGCCCCTACAGTCCCCTGGACCGGCTCTCCTCAAACATGACCCCGTCGCCATGG GATGATACTAGCGGTCTCTACACCCAGAAAGCCTTGCAGCGGATGATCTCAAAGGAGCAGCAGGAGTTGCAG GCCATGAAGGAGGAGTACAGCAGGAACCCCTCCCCCAAACTACTGAAAGACATCCAGGAAGCTAAGAAACACATTCCTCATCTGCAGGGCCAGTACCTCAAGGCCAACGGGGCAGCCCAG GAGGCGCTTCCAGGCGGGGATGTGGAGGACGGTGGCACTTTCAACCCAgagctcagctcctcctccaggggagACTACAGCACGGACGCCTCCTGGAGCAGCTCTCCT GTGCAGCTTCTTCGTGGCTTCGGCCTGGGGACTCCAGAAAGCCTGCACCAACGGGTAGAGTCATGTCCAAGCCCCAAGGGCACCCCCAGGGACAGCttccactcctgccactccccGGACGTGGAGGATACCGCGGACCTG gaCCCAGCGTCCCCCAGTACCGTcagcagcccctcctcctcccgcctcgTCGCCCAGATCATCGGAGCTGAGGACGACTACTTTGATTCGGACCAGGAGCAG ACAAACGGCCAGTGTAACAGCTTCCAGAGCATCGAGCTGATCAAGTCGCGGCCCGCCCATCTTGCAGCCTTCCTGCACCACGTCATCTCTCAGTTCGACCCTGCTCCACTG TTGTGCTACCTCTATGCTGATCTGTACAAGCAGACCAACTCCAAAGAGACCAGGAGGGTTTTTATGGATCTGCACAACTTCTTCATTGACCGGGGAGCC CATTTAAAAGTCCCAGTCCCAGAGACCATGGCCACTGATCTCG ACCGACGGCGGACAGAGCTGATACCAGAGGAGCTCAACCGGCAGCACGTGCACACCCTGCAGGAATCCCTCCTCCCAGACATCCAGAGGAACCTGGACGACTTCAG GCACAAGCGCAGCATGGGCCTGACGCTGGCCGAGGCGGAGCTGACCCGGCTGGACCAGGAGCGGACCAGGGATCGCGTCGCCCTGGATAGGGAGCGCTCCTACGCCGAGAGCATCGTCACCAAGATAGAGGACGTCCT GTTGACGACGCAGAACACGGAGGAAGAGAAATG CACTACCATGCAATACGTCATCCTGACGTACATGAAGCACCTTGGCGTGAGATGCAAAGAGCCGCGCAGCCTGGAGTCCAAGCGGGTCCGCATCAACTTCCTGCCCAAGATCAAG AAGAGCATCAAGACTGAAAAAGACGGCGAGGAGAAGGTGAAGAAACCCCGGTTTCCCAGCATCCTCGGGCCTCAGCGCCGGCCGAGCCGCGTGGAAGCCGGCTCAG TGGGCAAGGCTTTGGAAGCACGGGCCCGGCCGCAGAAGCAGCTCTCCCAGCCCACGCTGGGGGCCAACGAGTACCTGGAGAGAGGGGGTCTGCGCAGCAGCCAGTCCAGCGAAGGCTCGGAGCTCATGCACTCCTCGCCCCACACAACCTCACCCCCCAACAGTGCCAGCTACAGCCCGGACACCAGCAGAGACGTCGATTTCG GTGGGACCCCGACCTCCGGCGGTGGCTCCAGACTGAGTGACGGCCTCCAGACGGACCCCCTGGACGGGCTCCCTTACCCTGCCTCGCACTTTGACCTCTATGCACTGGACCAACtgcaggaagaggagagggagaatgacCG GGTTACTGACGGAACACCCAAGGTCATACGGAG ACTCGAGGGACTGAGCAGCACAGATGTTCAGAGCGAGGACGACCAGGGCACGGACTCGGAGCTGGACCTGTTGAACTGGCAGCAGCTGGTGGGGAAGGAGGTGCTGGCCGGCCTCAGGCCCCACGACATCAAGAGGCAGGAGGTCATCAACG AGCTGTTCTGCACTGAGAGGGCCCACGTGCGCATGCTGCGAGTGCTGGACCTGGTCTTCTACCAGAAGCTCTCAAAGGAGGCCCTCCTGCCAGCCACAGACATCAGAAGCATCTTCACCAACCTGGAGGAGGTCCTGCAGCTGCAtg TTTCCATACTGGAGCAAATGGCAGCCATTCGGAAGAAGAATGAGTCCTCAGTAATTGATCAGATAGGAGATGACTTGCTCTCTTGG TTCAGCGGTGGCGAGGAGGTGAAGATCAAGCAGGCAGTGGGGACGTTCTGCAGCAACCAGCCCTTCTCCTTGGAGTTCATCAAGACCAGGCAGAAGAAGGACTCCCGCTTCAACGCCTTCATACAG GAGGCGGAGAGCAACAGACTCTGTCGCCGGCTGCAGCTGAAGGACATCATCCCCGTGGAGATGCAGCGGCTCACCAAGTACCCCTTGCTCCTCGACAACATCATCAAATACACAG ACAATGCAGCGGAGAAGGACAAGCTGAAGCAGGCCAGCGACTGCTGTAGGAAGATCCTGAGTCACGTCAACCAGGCCGTGAAGGAATCTGAGGACAAGCAG AGGCTAGAGGACTACCAGAGACGACtggacctctcctctctgaagcAGACCGACAACCCCATGATCCTGGAGCTCAAG aaCCTGGATCTCACCAAGAGGACCCTGGTGCACGAGGGACCGTTGTCGTGGAAAGTGAACAAAGACAAGACTATTG AGCTGTACACGCTGCTACTGGAGGACATCCTGGTGCTGCTGCAGAAGCAGGACGAGCGTCTGATCCTCAAGTGCCACAGTAAAAACCTGGCCGGCAGCGCCGACACCAAGCACATCTTCAGTCCCATCATCAAGCTCAACACCGTGCTGGTCCGCTCCGTGGCCACAG ACAACAAGTCATTCTTCGTCCTCTCCATGTCCGACAATGGCGCCCAAATTTACGAGCTCATGGCGCCAACCGTCTCGGACCAGCAAAC gtGGCAACGTCTGATCACACAGAGGGCGGACGCCATGAAGGTGAAGCCTCACAGCGTCATCCCGCTGCCACAGACCGA TACATCCACCAGCGGCGAGCGGGACGGCGTGGAGATGATCACCGCCGGCGTCTCCCGCCCGAGCAAAGACTCGGACCGCACGTCGACAGGCAGCACCCAATCCAGCG AGCTCAAAGAGAGCGGTGCGGAGCCTGGACCCGTGGCGCTGGGTTCCACACCAGGCACTAATCCCTTTGAAGGAGCCAAGCCCTGCAAGGGGGGGgcgcagaaggaggaggaggaggaggagggggaggaaggcttCGTCGACCCGGAGCACTCTTATCGAGCGGCTGAGGAAGGCCGGGAGGGGGACTCGTTCAGCCTGTACCCGTCCAGGGCAGACGAAGCGCTCAAGACAT TGGCGTCGTTGAAGCAGGCGCTGGTCACCCAGCTCATGTCCCAGGAAGCCAGCGAGCGTGTCCAGCGCTGCTCGGGGGCGCGCCTGCTGCGGACCACCTCCCTGCGGACCCCCGTGGACGGCCGCGCGCGCGTCCTGGTGCACAACGGCTCGGAGAAGGGCCCGGTGCAGACGGACGACCCCGCCCAGGACCTGGGCTCCGGGGACACGGGGTTCTTCGACTCCCCCGAGGACTATG CAGGATCCCTGGTCCTGGAGGGATACGGTGGGCCGGGAGAGAGCAGCACAGACGACGAGGTGGCGGGGGGCGCGGGCAAGCAGCTGAGCGCCTCGCGGAGCTGCCCGGCCGACTCGGGCATCAACCTGAGGTTCTCCACGACGTCGCAGGCCGGCAGTCTGTCCACCTTCAGCAGACAGGTCCTCTCTCACCTCCGCAGCCTGCAGGCCAACCTCAGCTATCTGAAG GAGGTGGAAGCCAAATATAATAATTTAATACGGCAAAGGTCAGAGAAACCTGCGTCAGACATGGAGGGGAACAAAG atAAGAGATAG